Below is a genomic region from Melanotaenia boesemani isolate fMelBoe1 chromosome 19, fMelBoe1.pri, whole genome shotgun sequence.
AAGATGTCTTTCCAAAGATGTGCAAGGACAGATAAggtttgtgtttacatacaGCACAAATTCATTACACAGTTTACTGACACACTAACATGTTtgtaatcagtttttttttatgtacatctGCATTGCTATGCCATTACTCactgtacaataaaaacaattggTCAGTTAATTAAGCTGTAGTGTATACTTACTATATGTTGATAGTTTGGCAGGTTTTTgggatttattaattaaataaacagttcCATTAAATAAGTTGACACTAATTTATTTTAGCTATATTGATGTGTTCGCTATGAATTCTATTCATTCAAATAAATTTCTTTAGGGTGTGTCTGCTGCTGGTCAAGTCGTGTCTTTGAAGTTGCGGTTGATTGAGGACATCATTGAAAAGATAAATGAGCATTTGCCACCACAGATCAGGGTGCTTGGTGAGACTCTGGTTCTAGTAATCTTGAAATGTGAAAAGCCAGGATGTTTGCACAATGAaagatacataaaacaaacctATGACATACTTTTATACCCACAGGACTTAAACGGGTGACCCAGGGTTTCAATTCCAAAAACAACTGTGATGCCCGTACATACTCCTATATGCTTCCAACTGTTGCCTTTTCTCAAAAAGACTACGACACTGGGAACATAGCAGCCTTTCGTGTAGAACCAGAGACACTTCAGAGAGTGAACCGGCTTTTTGCCCTCTACAAAGGCACCCACAATTTCCACAACTTCACTTCCCAGAAGGCTGCAAATGACCCCAGTGCCCGCCGATATATTACAGAAATGTCCTGTGGAGAGCCTTTTATCTGCAGCAATCATGAGTTTGCAGTGATCACAGTGCGTGGTCAGAGCTTTATGCTGCACCAAATTCGCAAGATGATTGGCTTGGTGATTGCCGTGATCAAGGGCTATGCAaaggaggaggtgatggagcGCAGCTGGGGACAGGAGAAGGTGGATGTTCCCAAAGCTCCAGGACTTGGGCTGGTCCTGGAAAGGGTTCACTTTGACCGGTACAATAAACGCTTTGGAGGTGATGGTCTGCACGAGCGGCTGGAATGGGATCGTGAGGAGGAGGCAATAAAGGCCTTCAAGGAGGCACACATCTACCCCACCATTGTTGAGACAGAGTGTCAGGAGGGCTCCATGGTTAGCTGGATGTCCACACTTCCAATCCATGACTTTGAAGCCacagctgcagaaacacaaGACAATAAAGATCAAAAACAGGTatctttaatttatatatatttgatgGCTGATGTTTGACACTCAAAAAAGTTAAGCTACATTCTAATTAATTGTGTTCCCTCTCTTCCTTTAGGAAAATGCAGATGAAGGGAATGACTCTGATTAGACCACCCTGCctgtggagggaaaaaaaaactcaaagcaTTTCTCTGAtcaaaacattcttaaaaaaaaacttttttgtgtcATTAAATCCTATATCTCATTTACTGttattaacaaagaaaaaaataaaaccctttAAGTTCTGTTTGACAACCTGATTATTTCCTGATGTTTATTTCGCACTCAGTTACACATAGATGTGTGATTAGGTGTTTTTATTGAAGTCTGGATTATCATATGAAAATTAAGCAGCACTGCTTGCTGAAATAATCAGTGTCTGTGTATATATTTAACACAGCTTACTGAGTTATTTAAGCCTTTAGTTTTGACTTACCTACTGAATCTGTACACAATCGCTGAAATCCTAATATCCTGTATCCATATATTATTAAAGGTTATTAAAGCCCCTTCTAAGATCACAAAACAAAAGTCTAAAGTTCAGGACCTCAGGACCATTTAGAGTtacatttaaacaacatttGTCTTTACACTGAATAAGACGTAACAAACAATGTAGGTGTATTTTACTTACGTTCTTGTGCATTCTAAtgtattttactatttaaacaAATGCGGAGTTTATATTTATTAACTAGCTTGGGATGTTTGGCTACTGTCAAATGAGTGACGAGTATTTTTCTCCTACTTTTGAGTCGTTACGTGAACGTTGCATCAAGGGAGTAAATATGGCGCCGGCCAAGAGACGCAACGTGAGTTCAGTAAAGTCATCGAAATCTAATGCTAAAACAGCTAAAATCGACTTGGACTGTATTGTCGAGTGTGTACttgaaagcaaaaagcatgCCAACGACGTTTTTGAAATTCTCGGGGTCCTCCAGGTATGAAATGGAACACATTTGTGTACTTACTGAATGAATGCTATTTAGCTAATGCTAGCATTTCTGTACACATGCTTATGTTCTCAATGTCTGTTTACAggcagaaacagagaaagatgTTGTTAATGCTGTCAACGCATCCAGTAAATTATTTACCGCGTTGTTGGAGAGAAAAGAGCTCTTCATGGGAAAACTCCCTGGAGAAGAAGAGGCGTTAAGCGGTCAGTATCAGTCATTAAGCCAGTGTAAATTAGTAATTAAAAAGTGGAAGAGAGTGCCACAGTATTAGCTCATTGATGCCGATGTgtttaacagtaaaaatgttAGCCGAGATCCAAGCCCCGAATGGATGCATTCATATAATCATTTTATGTAACAGACTTATGTTTCCCTGAAGGCAGCATCCTGTCCAAACCATAAGAAGTTAATTAGGAACGATTTTTCAACGTTATGATGGTGTAAACTGTCCAGAATccaatgtaatgtttttttaatccttCTTGATTGTTATTTTCTTACTCTTCTGTGACTTTTTGGTGATAATTTCCTGAAGAACCAACCCTTAGAACATCATCAGGGAACTTTTAGATTGTgtttcctggttaaaaaaaaagacctaaaTATCATTTAGGTGGTACTCCCAAGACCTTGTAGGAAACAATTTGTTTGCAGGACAAGATTTCTAATTGGCACTGAACTTGTAAAGGAGATTTTAAGTTTGTCTACATGCTTTTCTGGTCCAGGAGGGTACAGTGCTGAAAAGAAGTACCAGATTTTTATGCGACACCGATACAACAACTGTGTGGAGATGCTGCTTGAGCACCTAAACCATGAACTGTATGGAGTGAAGGTGAGTTCACTCAAAAACCTTATCCTTtgttcaaataataaaaaaaaatctttcagcaCTTAATAGACAACATTTAACCTCCCAATTGTGTTGCATTACTTGTTTATGCTTGTTAAAAGTATCACACTCAAAGTCTGTTCAACTTTTATTCATCTGCATGACTGTGCTTGTACATAATTCTTGCTCAGTGGTTGGTTTGGtatgcataaaaaacaaacaaactgtgtgGAAAGCATAATTATATACAGCAGCCTTGCAGCCTCTACTTATATAATACTTCTGCAGCTTCAGATTAGACTATTAACAGTTTCCCCCATAAGACAACCAGTTCTGCATTCATTTAGTCGGTTAGGAAGTCAACCAATATAAGCATTAAAAAGGACAGGCAAAAGAATGCCACCCTGCCTGACACAATTACTTACATTAAAATGAGCTGAAACAGAGCTACCTCATTTCATTTGTATAAATTGGTGAGCATACAAAAATGCCAAAATCCTGACTATATACCTGGAGACCCCGCTTATGGAACAGTTCATTATGTTGATTCTATCAAATGCCCTGGAGGCACCTATGAAGCACAAAACATAGTTGAGTTTTTGCTTCTATACTTGGATAGTATTTCTTTCAAAGCAAATATACCCATGTCTGTTCCATCTTTAAaccaaatttattattattactaaaatTGTACAATTCTATTATGTTCATTAAAATTCTCCACAGCACGTTAGAGAGTGTACTGGCCAGGGCAGTTGGTCTATAATTGTTCTTGCTATTGAGTTGACTAGTTTTGTCCTTAGAAATAGGCACATTATTGTTGCCgcatgaattttttttctgttatcccCCATTATTCGGTGAACTTctttaaatttatcttttaatacatgTCTGAATACAGGAAAGTGCCCTATGTTGCTTGATGACATTTGCAGCGGGGGAAGGAAAGCATCCTCTGGAGGACTTGGACTGGAGTGAACATTACAGCTTCCCTCGGGAACTGATCCAGGTAGGATTTTGGCCATCTACTGTCAAAatgattataataaataatatgtttCGTTCAATAACTTTTTCCTAGTTACTCTAAAAGACAGAAATTTGGATTTTCTCAGTGCTTATTGGTTGCACGGTCAtcttaaaatatttccatttgcTTTTGCTGTCAGGCAGTGGTGGACAACCTTTTGTCTCAGACCACAGACAATTCCCTGCTGATCTCAAGGTTCCAGGAGTTTCTTGAGATGGAAGATGTGCGCTACTATGTAATGAGCTCCATACGTGCAAATGTGGGCAAAGTTATGGACAAAAATAAAGGGGTAGGAAAGGTTATCAGCTGTATCTGTCTTATTTACATGAAGGCTATTTTCTGTGTTGTAATGACATGTTTGGGTGATTAAAGATGCTTTATTCATCTTAGGCTGTGTTGCCTGTATATCAAAACAACACTTTCACTCTCATGTGCAACATCACTATGCCCAGCCAGGAATCAGAGCTAACCAACTTCATGGTCAAACAAGAAGGTGAGACTTTTTTGCTTTACAGGTTTCTATAAAGTGATTTAGCTTCACTCTTAtttgtaaaagagaaaaaacttcCATTTAAgtcaataaaatttattattttttttatatagctaAGCATGAAGATTGGAAAGCAGCTAAATTATTTGTAAGTAcaattatttaatcttatctTGACATCAAGTTAAATGGGTCTTAAATAAgctgtaaaatgttctccgCTATTGCAGGACCACAAGCGTGCCTTTGAGCGGATGTGGCTCGGCTTTCTCAAGTATAAGGTAAATATTGAAAGGTTGATTGACACTTTCTTCTCCTGCTACTACATGCTTTGTCTCAttcttatttaatttctctgttATAGTTGCCCAACAGCATGTATAAAAAGATATTGGTGATCCTTCATGAGTCCATTTTGCCACACATGAGCAAACCCACAATGTTGCTTGACTTTTTGACAGCTGCCTATGAAGTTGGTAAGTTATGAATAAATCTTGTGATAGCATGCTGTTATGTAGTGAGCTGACCGTAACTTCTTTGACATAATTGTGGGGCTATTTCTTCCTTCTTGTCTCTATAATGTAATTATGTAAAGCAAGTCCACAGTGTTAAATGGAAAGTGAACTTACCAcgtcacacaccagcagctgGATATAAACACAATGGCTGCTTTGTAAgtgcaccgtggctgattcatcaaagaaacgcAAGATGATATAGCTGgaggaaacaaataaaagaaataagagaaaatagagaaaaagataagacaagagatAAGACTTTTAttgactggagagagctcagagaagtaACAGGATGCAGAACAGATGCCGAGATAGCATTAGCGTTTGCTAGGGGCTTCCAAAGTGCTGCTTGGGATTAAGGGTTCATTAGCAACTTGTGttaactgaattttttttttttttagttcctATGCATTTTAGTTTCAATTCAAAGTCTGCAGCAGTATGACTGGCTGTGGGGCTGGTAGCAAACAGGCTGCCATGGAGATTTAATAGAgtgttttaatagaaataaaaaaacaatcctTGAATCTCtacaagaaaatgaaagaaaattctCAGCTTTAGTGTCCGGCCAGATGCTAAGTCTTTCTAAGTGCTGAGAAAAATGCTGTTTCAGAATTAGACATTTGGGCACATGGGACTCAGCCTCCTCTTATAACCAGGTAAAATGTAACATTAACATCTGTCTGCCTTAAACAGGTGGAGCCATCAGTCTGCTGGCCCTAAATGGCCTTTTTGTCCTAATGCATCAACACAACCTGTAAGTACCATGAGAAAAAACActtgtttggacattttttaattattgcatCAAAAGCTAATTTATAAAAGATTTGCCTTCAGAGATTCTGTAGTTTATACAAAATAGTGGAAGGCATTTAATTGacttgtatgttgtgtttgtttacagaGAATATCCTGATTTCTATAAGAAGCTGTACAATCTTCTTGAGCCGTCTGTTTTCCATGTGAAGTACAAAGCACGCTTTTTCCATCTAGCCAATCTCTTTCTTAGCTCCAGGTAAGATCATCCAGGCTGTACgtctgtttttgtattttttttgtaaccACAGATATGTCCATGAAAACACTTGAAAACAAACTACTCTGTTTGTTCTTGTCTCCAGTCACCTGCCAGTTTACTTAGTGGCTGCGTTTGCCAAACGTCTGGCTCGTCTGTCTCTCACTGCTCCACCTACAGCCCTTCTTATGGTGCTGCCCTTCATCTATAACCTGATCCGTCGCCACCCATCCTGCAGAATCCTGATTCACAAACCCAGCACAGAAGATGGTGAGTGTTAGTCAGACTTATGTTTATGGCTACAGTCGTCTATGTGACAGTTATATGAGCCCAAGAAAGCAATATAGTTATGTTATGATTGTTTTCTGTTAATTCTGACAGAGCCCATTGAGGATCCATATGTGATGGATGAAGAGGACCCTGCTCAGTGTCGTGCCTTAGAGAGCAGCTTGTGGGAAATTAAGGTGTGTATGAGATGTCTTTATATTCACAAATGAACCATCTGTGACACTGATGACTCTGCAGCTGTTAGTcagcatttttaatttgtatttggGAAattgagatgaaaaaaaagaagccatatTTGGTTATtagaagtatttttttaatggaagcATTTCTTCTCTTGACCTGTTTTACAGACACTGCAGAAGCACTACCATCCAGATGTGGCCAAAGCTGCAATGCTGATCAACACACCCCTGTCAGAGCAAGAAGATGACATCAGTGAGGTGTTAGAGATGACAGCATATGAGGTGATGAGACTTCTAAATGAACTTTCTACTCATTTCTCAACTCTACTTTGTTAAGTGAGACTTTCTAAAATGTACTTTTGTGTCTGTCGGCATTTAGAAATTAAAGTGAAATGAACCTGTAATGCAAACACTCACCATCTATTTGTGAACACTTCCCCCCTTCTTGTTGACAGTTGATGGACAGAGACCTGAAACAGTCGCAGAACAAGAGCATCGCGCTGGAGTTTGAAACAGCGACACATTTACTCAAAGGAGGCGGAGACGTGTTAGGACAGCACTTTTGTCTGGtgtgaaataaactgaaaacaaaggGCTGGATTCACTGTGTGATGTCACTTTTTCTAAACTGGTTCATCTTTCGAGGTGGATgctcattacttttttttttttagaggggCACCAGCTACATgagcaacaagaaaaatgtgttttacctgtatttcattttttttattcttactcTTTGATGTATAACTGATGTACACCATTAAAGAAGTTCCAGTCACAGTTTATTAAATTTCTATGTCTGTTAAGCAGATATTGAGATTCTGACAAAGCATCTAttacaaatgaatgaaatgttatAAATATTACATGTAAAGAAGCcaaaatttccttttattttcatgaGCTGTATGATACTTGTAGTGCAATACAGTAGATAAGTAGTACATTATAAGGTGGTAGGGGACTATTAGAAGGGTCCCAGTTGAAAACAGGATCATTTCATAGCAGCAGAAACTTGTATGAGAGTTGTTTGAAGAAACAGCACTCGTATGTTTCAATTTAGACAACTGagttaaaaatacaatttcatCTGTCATAACATTGAATGAAGATTTTGATATAAATGATAACATAGACAACATGTTATTCAAGGTTCTGctcagtttaataataatatctatGTTTCCTTGCTTTCAAAATTAAACCACCACATTAACATTTACTATAGAAAATGATAAGATTTAATCAAAGTAAGGTGTAGAAACAGGATCATGCCTTTTCCTGAAAGACATCTAGACGTCACGCTGCCAAATAAAGTCCTGCAGAATCACTCATCTTCCACTATATCTTCTCTCTGCTGtcctctgggaggcgctacagggCCCTGACGAGAAACAGCTTCTACCCCTCAGAGGTGTAAGAGTTGAACTTGTGCCTCCCCTATCCCCTGCCCCTCACTTCCACCATCTAAACTGCTCATTGACTTGTTTTTATCACTGATGCCACTTAATTTTTCTGTGCATCTTTACCCTGAGTTTCTAACACTGTCTTTATTGTATGCTCGAACACGCCTTCCTGTGTGCaggtgtggttgtgtgtgtgagagagtgagTAGTGTAAACTCTAAATTTCATTGTAATGTGCAGTGCAATGGTAATAAAactattctattttattgttgctgttCCAGCTACACATATTCACACTATGTGTGAGCTTGTAATAAAAGATTCTTACAAAGACaatttaaacacttttatttattaactgctGATATTTACTTATATAAGTATTCTATTCTTCCCCTAGCCAGGGCAGATTTCTTGCATTGTATTTGATCACAGTCTTATGCTTTTTTAGTAAAAATaaggctttttttaaataggGAAAAATGACATGTAGttattaaaaatgataagaaattctgcaaaatataaaaacagcttaGCAATACCTTGTTTCTGttgaatatgaaaatattttagccatagTATATCTATGAGGTAGATGTGAGGCTACGGAATGTCAGAGATTTTTCCTCTCTAGGTGCACATGATTAAATGGTATCCATTGTGTTCTGGTGCAAGAAAGTTAGGAATTGAGGACATGCATACATTCCTGCAAAAGCTAGATGTGCCTAGTATTTGGCAACATACTTGTTATGCTATGTGTACTTTTAACTTGGCAAGCTACATCAAGGTTACTTACACTACAAAGATGCACCCATAATTTACAACGATGAAGCCGTCCTCGTCTCAAATACGTGAAAGGTTGGAATTAAGAGCTGATATTTTGCATCTTGTTTTCTCATCCTCTTTTTAAGTGTACCATATGGTCACACAGCAGGCATCTCTGAGAGAAAATCTGAATCATTactgatttctttttcaaaggTGCAAGTCAGATCAGGgaggagctttttttttaaaagcctcTACAGACAGTCATACCAGCTACGAGCACCACAACATCACAACATAGCTGAAAACTCAGAAGCTCTTGACTCTGACGTTAAATCCCTGCTGTTTTTAAGCTTGTGCGTCtatgtgtttttagtttttgttgcctttgtttttaAGAACAATGAGCACACAGCTCAACACTGGAGAAATTAGGATCCAGGaaaacacaagatttttttcagaagagagaataaaagaaactgaagacCACTTTTTAAATGGGTAAGAAGAGTCACATATTGTTTTAAAGTCACATAAAATTTGTAAAAAGACTTGTCTAAATCCCAGTGTCATAATATGTTGCCTTTTTCAGTGAACAGAGTGCAGTTCACCTTTTTTTTCAGGCTGTTGAAACCTATCTGGAAACCGTACAGAATAATCTCCAGGCGTTTGGAGCCAAATTCTAAAATCATTCACACCTATCgttgttaaataatattttaaattttgcaaTAAACTCTCACTCAAATTCTCTTTCtttcaaataatttcttttaaatgtagaaGAGAAAGTTACATGCACACCAGGCAACAGTGACAAGCTGAATCCATAAGGTTAGTAAATGAATGTCTAAGTGATGCTTTATAAAGCTGTATAATCATGATATTAATCCATCATAGACTGATAGattagtaagtaagtaaatggtaaatgaaaAATCTCTTGCAGGTTTGTTTAATATTGTAGGCGCAGCTCTCTCCTCTTATGTTGAGTCTGTGGTAGAGGTGTATTGGCACTTCTGTGGGGTCATAGAGATTTTGGCATGTTGGGATGTTTCTGCATAAATCTCCAGGACTCCTGAGCTTTGTGTTCtcttgttgttgtgtttgccctcctcctccacaaTCCCCTGCGAAGAAATAGAAGCTGTCCAAGGTGAGTCAGCACAGAGAATCTGTTTGAGCATTTGGCTGAGGCTTTTAAAGACTCCCAGAAAatgggaaaagaagaagaagctggttcATTTTGTGATTTCTTTCCACTAAATAGTCCATTTAAAAGAAGCAGCATTAATGTAGGATACAGAAATCAGAGCTTTTACTATGATGTAGTTAAATCTGCTGCATTACAAGCATCACTAACCTTAGATTTATTAGATCTGTTGTTAAGCAGTATACCTTTCattattaataatttgactGCAGCAGTATTTACTGTTTTCTTAGTAACACCCCATTTTTATGCAAttataaaagagtaaaataaacTATCAAGAATTGCATTGTTGAAAATAAAGCCATCTTTCAAAGTGACTAAAACTTAAACACAcccctgttttgttttatacaaCTGAAaggcacagaaaaaaatcagataattAGGAAAATGCTAATAAATCTACTTGATATTAAGTAAAATACTTAGTAATTTTACCTGCTGATGGTTTTCCAGGTGATCATGAAGGATCAAACATCCAGCACAAATGTGGAAGATCTACTAAGGCAGTCTCAGATGGAGTTACAGTGGATCCAGAGACAGCTGGCAATGATCGCTGCCAGAAACACACACCATCACCACCTGCACACCAAAGGCAAGGTAACGTTATGCACACTGCAGGCCAGTGCAGCTTGCAAAGATAAAAGTCACCGAGAGGACATTTGTCTTAATCTTACTCCAGGATAAATGGGATGTACTACTTGCTGATCAAATTTAACTATGTAATTTGATAGGCTTTGAAACTGTGCTTGTCTCACCAAACTACACAAAGCCTGGAAAGAATAGTGGTTAATTTTCTAAaggtaataaaacaataacatataACTCTCAAAAATAATTCCTTAAAAGTTATTCTTCATTTTGATATATCAAGGATGTCTATGCATGCAGGTTCCATGCAGAGTTAAAACATATATTCAAATTTGACAGGAAGTTGACCTATGCATTTAATCAGCAGTGGGAAAGTAAGTACACACATCCAGAGCAATGGTGATCCATAGCTGCACCACTCAGGAAGCATTTCAGAGAGTAGCCACCATCAGCTGTTAGTATTAATCATGATTTAGCAGCTTTTTTGGGCCTGCATATAGCATACAGACAGCCATTTAGTTACCAGTTTTATTAGAGCTCATTTTAGATTTTTGCCTAATGCGAAGAAATGTAGCTGACTTGTCTCACAGCTGGTGTCTTGCATTTTCTGATTTGTGGAgcacacaaacagaacaaaacacgCTAaggcatttttatttgtataacacagaTACACTTAATATAGCTGACACAAACTCAGTGtgattaaaaacagataaaacaaataaaaataaatgttgaaaacagtttagaccaaataaaaaatcacataatagaataaaaataatacaatttgaCCCACAGTTAAAACCCAACTGAAAGCTTGGGAGAAAggatatatataatatttagtTGTAGCAGACCTGAAGTCATGTGGCAGAGTTGTAAAGAACAGAACCATAACAGAACCATAATGGCTGAAAGCACCATAGATTTCATGCCTATCATAATGAGGAGACCCGTTCTTGATGATGTGAAGGGTCCATTGGTTTATTTAAGCTTTTCCAAACCCATTTAACCATAAAAGTGACATGACCACAGTCT
It encodes:
- the pus1 gene encoding tRNA pseudouridine synthase A isoform X1, encoding MFPVRPLLSALVNHIQTKQRNGALLKLCRMTEGSTDQQTAKLLKRANEENEDSAEAAKRVKADGEHAEDDKKYPKKKVVLLLAYSGKGYYGMQRNPGNSQFRTIEDDLVTALIKSGCIPENHGDDMRKMSFQRCARTDKGVSAAGQVVSLKLRLIEDIIEKINEHLPPQIRVLGLKRVTQGFNSKNNCDARTYSYMLPTVAFSQKDYDTGNIAAFRVEPETLQRVNRLFALYKGTHNFHNFTSQKAANDPSARRYITEMSCGEPFICSNHEFAVITVRGQSFMLHQIRKMIGLVIAVIKGYAKEEVMERSWGQEKVDVPKAPGLGLVLERVHFDRYNKRFGGDGLHERLEWDREEEAIKAFKEAHIYPTIVETECQEGSMVSWMSTLPIHDFEATAAETQDNKDQKQENADEGNDSD
- the noc4l gene encoding nucleolar complex protein 4 homolog produces the protein MAPAKRRNVSSVKSSKSNAKTAKIDLDCIVECVLESKKHANDVFEILGVLQAETEKDVVNAVNASSKLFTALLERKELFMGKLPGEEEALSGGYSAEKKYQIFMRHRYNNCVEMLLEHLNHELYGVKESALCCLMTFAAGEGKHPLEDLDWSEHYSFPRELIQAVVDNLLSQTTDNSLLISRFQEFLEMEDVRYYVMSSIRANVGKVMDKNKGAVLPVYQNNTFTLMCNITMPSQESELTNFMVKQEAKHEDWKAAKLFDHKRAFERMWLGFLKYKLPNSMYKKILVILHESILPHMSKPTMLLDFLTAAYEVGGAISLLALNGLFVLMHQHNLEYPDFYKKLYNLLEPSVFHVKYKARFFHLANLFLSSSHLPVYLVAAFAKRLARLSLTAPPTALLMVLPFIYNLIRRHPSCRILIHKPSTEDEPIEDPYVMDEEDPAQCRALESSLWEIKTLQKHYHPDVAKAAMLINTPLSEQEDDISEVLEMTAYELMDRDLKQSQNKSIALEFETATHLLKGGGDVLGQHFCLV
- the pus1 gene encoding tRNA pseudouridine synthase A isoform X2 gives rise to the protein MTEGSTDQQTAKLLKRANEENEDSAEAAKRVKADGEHAEDDKKYPKKKVVLLLAYSGKGYYGMQRNPGNSQFRTIEDDLVTALIKSGCIPENHGDDMRKMSFQRCARTDKGVSAAGQVVSLKLRLIEDIIEKINEHLPPQIRVLGLKRVTQGFNSKNNCDARTYSYMLPTVAFSQKDYDTGNIAAFRVEPETLQRVNRLFALYKGTHNFHNFTSQKAANDPSARRYITEMSCGEPFICSNHEFAVITVRGQSFMLHQIRKMIGLVIAVIKGYAKEEVMERSWGQEKVDVPKAPGLGLVLERVHFDRYNKRFGGDGLHERLEWDREEEAIKAFKEAHIYPTIVETECQEGSMVSWMSTLPIHDFEATAAETQDNKDQKQENADEGNDSD